One genomic window of Mucilaginibacter sp. SJ includes the following:
- a CDS encoding FecR family protein: MDYGKDEIRDLLLEKIAGTISEQNDHLVNEAIARFPDIEREWLALKAKFDSSPGSTYLHSLDTGKSWSALRSKLHTEPFKKPDTFRVWMAAASFLIIGGLASYFMFFYNQTNGLTKPSTGQVRLELANGSMVNLSDSTKTISVGHMRVYNKNKQLSFTAMPAQAVSWLTLVVPVKEFYKIKLPDSTEVILNAMSALKFPDHFTGDSREVFLTGEAYFKVTSNKEFPFIVHTSSGNIKVLGTVFNVQAYDSDKLVTSLVTGKVLLQFADQEKYLQAGHRGTISNSGYKDELFDQNRDLGWLSGEAYLNNTPLKEIAPLLNRWYAIKTVFASPDIADIKLSGIVFRDKPITLFLSSIEFSSHLKATLKDSTVYISH; encoded by the coding sequence ATGGATTACGGAAAAGATGAAATAAGAGATTTATTATTGGAGAAGATCGCGGGTACGATCAGCGAACAAAATGATCATTTGGTAAATGAGGCCATTGCCCGGTTTCCGGATATCGAGCGTGAATGGCTGGCCTTGAAAGCGAAATTCGATTCATCTCCGGGAAGTACCTATCTCCATTCGCTGGACACCGGAAAAAGCTGGTCCGCACTAAGATCGAAGCTGCATACGGAACCTTTTAAAAAGCCGGATACGTTCAGGGTATGGATGGCTGCGGCATCGTTCCTGATCATTGGCGGCCTGGCCTCTTATTTTATGTTTTTTTACAACCAGACAAATGGGCTTACAAAGCCGTCAACGGGTCAGGTTCGGCTTGAATTGGCAAATGGCTCGATGGTTAATCTCTCGGATAGCACAAAAACCATATCTGTAGGCCATATGCGGGTTTATAATAAAAACAAGCAATTGAGTTTTACTGCCATGCCGGCCCAGGCTGTTTCCTGGTTAACGTTAGTGGTGCCGGTAAAAGAGTTTTACAAAATAAAGCTCCCGGATAGCACGGAGGTTATTTTAAATGCAATGTCTGCTCTGAAATTTCCGGATCATTTTACCGGCGATAGCCGGGAAGTTTTTTTGACTGGCGAAGCTTATTTTAAAGTAACAAGCAATAAAGAATTTCCTTTTATAGTCCATACGTCATCCGGTAATATTAAAGTACTGGGTACAGTTTTCAACGTACAGGCTTATGACAGCGATAAGCTGGTGACATCCCTGGTAACCGGAAAGGTGTTGCTGCAGTTCGCTGATCAGGAAAAATATCTGCAGGCAGGACACCGGGGGACAATCAGCAACTCCGGCTATAAGGATGAATTATTTGACCAGAACCGCGACCTGGGCTGGCTATCCGGCGAAGCTTATTTAAATAATACGCCGTTGAAGGAGATTGCTCCCTTATTGAACAGGTGGTACGCCATAAAAACCGTGTTTGCCAGCCCGGATATTGCGGATATTAAACTTTCGGGTATTGTATTTCGGGATAAACCGATAACACTTTTTCTGAGCAGTATTGAATTCTCCTCGCATTTAAAGGCAACCTTAAAAGACAGTACTGTTTATATCTCGCATTAG
- a CDS encoding SusC/RagA family TonB-linked outer membrane protein, with protein MKKTLFLVFYLIFGLLYIPESYAQSPGKFTLSGDHVSFRDVFDSIKKQTGYTVFYDSRTINDQEKIKVGFVQADLKSVLNTLFQGRFIEWVINDKLIVLKKSSVSPGPVTTEKTHTQVTGVITGDDDHLPLPGVTVRLKGGTNATVTDVNGAFTITAAVGQVLSFSYIGFQTREVVAEQLMNVELHKNSSKLNEVVVVGYGTQRKALVSGSVASITSADLEHQTGKNILDDMAAQLPGVSVQDGTGRPGANPVVRIRGTGSISAANTPLYVIDGLPLENADDINTLNPNDIETLDVLKDAASAAIYGSRGGNGVIIITTKKGKTGQTKVDVSVTAGVQQVSKKIDVLDRDQHIAFEIEGQAANWASVGGDPAIANGFRTKNGQNYNYPAVFNDPSLLPNTNWQDEIFRTAAQANYQVAAQGGNQATTYYISGNYYKQDGIINATGFARYAARLNVATKIGKILQLGTDLTPNYTTENIRQTDGHPTSGDGGIILKALTLPPTVQPRYPGGLYGGVLGNPVYVSTGYSQISSPLQVLENPEYLNRRESGRITGDIFAELKPADGITFRTSLGGDFRNYWQNYYRPSTISIGSVAAMTPEFPNGNINNIASTHNENRSMRYAWANTLTLKKTFQQVHDLTLLLGFSAEKNNSEASALTGQSGTFDNDLVNYVTGASIITAAANKEQWSLLSYLGRLNYAFKNKYLLTASVRKDGSSRFAPNNKWATFPSLSLAWVASEEPVLKQLNWLSTLKFRGSYGITGNFNIGNYRWQALLAKYNYSFGTGDGTLATGYAPGGFTNPDLTWEENKQFDVGVDLAVLNGRFNLTLDYYNRITDNLLYSIPVPSITGFTTTFGNVGKIRNRGFDIDFSSTNIKTNNFTWTSSLNWSANRNVVLQLGKNNEPIIVTSENTVSQITKVGGQLGAFYGYPIAGIFRDQAEVTAHPEMKFNSSSGPGDTKFTDTDGDGKITPNDRVILGSNNPDFIYGITNHFSYKRIGLDIQLQGVQGGQVFFLAERFIGTNGLSLNQLTQSVQNRWVSPDNPGNGEYTKVTPANSLSPGLTESSVSRWLYDASYLRVRNVTLSYIFPGALLKRARIKAARINIGVQNLFTFSKYIGYNPETSMNGESVTAPGIDYGVYPLARTFTIGLNLSL; from the coding sequence ATGAAGAAAACTTTATTTTTAGTTTTTTATTTGATTTTTGGGCTATTGTATATACCGGAAAGCTATGCGCAATCGCCCGGTAAATTTACTTTATCTGGAGATCATGTCAGTTTCCGAGATGTATTCGACAGTATCAAAAAACAAACCGGTTATACCGTATTCTATGACAGCCGTACCATCAACGATCAGGAAAAGATCAAAGTTGGCTTTGTACAGGCTGACCTTAAATCCGTATTGAACACCTTGTTCCAGGGCAGGTTTATTGAGTGGGTTATTAATGATAAGCTGATCGTCTTAAAAAAAAGCAGCGTAAGCCCCGGCCCTGTTACTACCGAAAAGACACATACACAAGTAACAGGCGTTATTACCGGCGATGACGATCATCTGCCTTTACCGGGAGTCACAGTCCGGCTTAAAGGCGGTACCAATGCTACGGTGACAGACGTTAATGGTGCCTTCACCATTACAGCCGCAGTTGGTCAGGTGTTATCGTTTTCCTATATAGGTTTTCAAACCCGGGAGGTGGTAGCTGAGCAGCTAATGAATGTTGAGCTCCATAAGAATAGCAGTAAATTAAATGAGGTAGTTGTGGTTGGTTATGGTACACAACGTAAAGCATTGGTCTCTGGTTCGGTTGCGTCGATTACTTCGGCAGATCTGGAACATCAAACCGGCAAAAACATCCTTGACGATATGGCAGCACAGCTACCCGGCGTTTCGGTACAGGATGGCACAGGCCGTCCAGGGGCTAACCCGGTAGTACGAATCAGGGGCACCGGATCCATCAGTGCAGCCAATACACCTCTTTATGTGATTGATGGCTTGCCCCTTGAAAACGCCGACGATATCAATACACTTAATCCTAATGACATTGAAACACTTGACGTTTTAAAAGATGCTGCCTCGGCCGCTATTTATGGATCAAGGGGAGGCAACGGTGTCATTATCATTACCACAAAAAAAGGGAAGACGGGACAAACTAAGGTAGATGTATCGGTAACGGCCGGTGTACAACAAGTATCTAAAAAGATCGACGTTTTGGATCGTGACCAGCATATCGCTTTTGAAATTGAAGGGCAGGCAGCGAACTGGGCATCGGTAGGGGGAGATCCGGCTATCGCCAATGGCTTCCGGACTAAAAACGGGCAGAATTATAATTATCCCGCAGTTTTCAATGATCCTTCTCTTTTGCCCAATACAAACTGGCAGGATGAGATATTCAGGACCGCAGCCCAGGCGAATTATCAGGTTGCGGCACAGGGAGGGAACCAGGCTACAACGTACTATATATCGGGAAATTACTATAAACAGGATGGGATCATAAATGCAACAGGCTTTGCGAGATATGCAGCCCGGCTTAACGTAGCCACCAAAATCGGCAAAATACTGCAATTGGGTACCGACCTGACGCCGAACTACACCACTGAAAATATCAGGCAAACAGACGGGCACCCCACTTCAGGTGATGGGGGCATCATCTTAAAAGCCCTGACGCTTCCTCCCACTGTTCAACCCAGGTATCCGGGCGGCTTATATGGCGGAGTGCTTGGAAATCCTGTTTATGTATCAACAGGTTATTCCCAAATCAGCTCTCCGCTGCAAGTGCTGGAAAACCCGGAGTATTTAAACAGGAGAGAAAGCGGAAGGATTACGGGTGATATATTTGCCGAACTTAAACCTGCCGACGGTATCACTTTTCGGACAAGCCTGGGCGGGGATTTTAGAAATTATTGGCAGAATTATTATCGGCCATCCACAATTAGCATTGGCAGTGTTGCCGCGATGACCCCCGAGTTTCCTAATGGTAATATCAATAATATAGCAAGTACGCACAACGAGAATCGAAGTATGCGTTATGCATGGGCCAACACGCTGACTTTAAAAAAAACCTTTCAACAGGTGCATGACCTAACCTTGCTGCTGGGATTTTCTGCAGAAAAGAACAACTCTGAGGCTTCGGCATTAACCGGGCAAAGCGGAACGTTTGATAATGATCTCGTTAACTATGTTACAGGGGCCTCTATCATTACAGCAGCCGCTAATAAAGAGCAGTGGAGTTTGCTGAGTTACCTTGGAAGGTTGAACTATGCCTTTAAAAACAAATATTTATTAACCGCTTCGGTCAGAAAAGACGGTTCAAGCCGTTTTGCGCCAAATAATAAATGGGCTACCTTCCCCTCCTTATCACTGGCCTGGGTCGCTTCTGAAGAGCCTGTTCTTAAGCAGCTGAACTGGCTTAGCACACTGAAGTTCAGAGGGAGCTATGGCATTACCGGCAACTTTAATATCGGTAATTACAGATGGCAGGCATTGTTAGCCAAATACAATTATAGTTTTGGCACAGGAGATGGTACGCTGGCAACCGGTTATGCTCCCGGCGGTTTCACCAACCCCGATCTGACCTGGGAAGAGAATAAGCAGTTCGATGTGGGTGTTGACCTCGCGGTTTTAAATGGCCGGTTTAATCTTACGCTGGATTATTATAACAGAATTACAGATAACCTGCTATATAGCATCCCGGTACCCTCGATAACAGGCTTTACCACAACGTTCGGTAATGTGGGCAAAATAAGGAATCGCGGCTTTGACATCGACTTTAGCTCCACTAATATTAAAACCAACAATTTTACCTGGACCTCCAGCCTTAACTGGTCTGCCAATCGCAATGTGGTGCTGCAACTGGGCAAAAACAATGAGCCCATTATTGTAACCAGCGAAAATACGGTCTCGCAAATTACGAAGGTTGGTGGTCAGCTGGGAGCTTTCTATGGCTACCCCATTGCCGGGATATTCAGGGACCAGGCTGAGGTGACTGCCCATCCCGAGATGAAATTTAATTCGAGTTCCGGACCGGGGGATACAAAGTTTACAGATACCGATGGCGATGGCAAGATCACTCCTAACGATCGTGTTATACTTGGCAGCAATAACCCGGATTTTATTTATGGAATCACCAATCATTTTTCTTATAAAAGGATTGGTTTGGATATCCAACTGCAAGGAGTGCAGGGAGGACAGGTCTTCTTCCTGGCAGAACGCTTCATCGGTACCAACGGTCTGTCACTCAATCAGCTTACACAATCAGTGCAGAACCGGTGGGTATCGCCCGATAATCCTGGCAATGGAGAGTATACCAAAGTAACACCTGCCAATTCGCTTTCGCCGGGACTGACAGAATCCAGCGTTTCGCGCTGGCTCTACGATGCCTCCTATCTGCGGGTGAGAAATGTTACTTTAAGTTATATATTCCCTGGGGCGCTGCTTAAAAGAGCCAGGATCAAAGCGGCCCGTATTAATATTGGTGTTCAGAACCTGTTCACTTTTTCAAAATACATCGGCTATAATCCTGAAACGAGTATGAATGGCGAATCGGTAACCGCTCCCGGAATTGATTATGGGGTTTATCCTCTCGCCCGAACCTTTACCATCGGCCTTAATCTTTCCCTGTAA
- a CDS encoding RagB/SusD family nutrient uptake outer membrane protein — MKRYFSILIFIMLSLFIGCKKSYIELTPIAAGTQQQFYNSANDFKNAVNATYSALQLAGVNGADFIFGDLTSDDTYANSGSCLSGHCDFDNFLVTASGSAASAILNNRWNNCYTGISRANAIISRIDAINMDAALKKQYTGEARFLRAYFYFTLVKTFGGVPLVLKELKTTDEAYTYTRETADNVYKQIETDLTGAASLLPSFYNASDAGRITANAARGMLGKVLLFQNKFTDALPVLKAVIDANIYTLINYADIFHHNNGNNKEILFSIQYTRGGIGQGAASFVNFVPENSGDAVQVGAGNGFNAPTPDIINAFDASDVRKEVSLATTYVNAKGVTVNYPYVKKFVDKGMVAKNETSVDYPVLRYADILLMYAECLNETGSTAIAIPYVNQVRTRANVISLGSLTQSDLRVAIEKERRLEFCFEGQRFFDLARTGRLLTVMNAYFVKYNLLAQGVLIQIKDYQKIFPVPQAQIDINPDKIKQNPGYNN, encoded by the coding sequence ATGAAAAGATATTTCTCCATTCTGATTTTTATAATGCTGTCGCTTTTTATCGGTTGTAAAAAAAGCTATATCGAATTAACTCCTATTGCTGCAGGTACTCAACAGCAATTCTATAATTCGGCAAATGATTTCAAAAATGCAGTTAACGCCACTTATTCGGCCCTGCAGCTTGCGGGAGTGAACGGGGCTGACTTTATATTCGGAGACCTGACATCGGATGACACTTATGCCAATTCTGGTTCTTGTCTTAGCGGACATTGCGATTTTGATAATTTTTTAGTGACTGCATCCGGTTCTGCCGCTTCTGCCATTTTGAATAACAGGTGGAATAACTGTTATACGGGCATTAGCAGAGCAAACGCCATCATCAGCAGAATTGACGCTATTAACATGGATGCTGCTTTAAAAAAGCAATATACCGGCGAAGCCAGGTTTTTGAGAGCTTATTTTTATTTTACGCTTGTTAAAACATTTGGCGGCGTTCCCCTGGTATTAAAAGAATTGAAAACAACAGATGAGGCTTACACCTATACCAGGGAAACGGCAGACAATGTGTATAAACAAATCGAAACTGATCTTACCGGTGCGGCATCGCTTTTGCCCTCGTTTTATAACGCATCTGATGCAGGTCGTATTACAGCCAACGCGGCAAGGGGCATGCTCGGTAAGGTGCTGCTGTTTCAAAATAAGTTTACTGATGCTTTGCCGGTACTTAAGGCTGTGATCGATGCTAATATCTACACTTTAATTAATTATGCTGATATTTTTCACCATAACAACGGCAACAATAAAGAGATATTATTTTCCATACAATATACGCGCGGCGGGATTGGGCAGGGGGCAGCATCTTTTGTGAATTTTGTGCCCGAGAACTCCGGAGATGCGGTTCAGGTAGGGGCCGGCAATGGTTTTAACGCCCCCACGCCGGATATTATCAATGCTTTTGATGCATCTGATGTGCGGAAGGAGGTATCGCTGGCTACTACTTACGTAAATGCTAAGGGTGTTACAGTTAACTATCCATATGTTAAGAAATTTGTTGATAAGGGAATGGTAGCTAAAAATGAAACCAGTGTTGACTACCCTGTACTTAGATATGCAGATATCCTGCTTATGTATGCCGAGTGTCTTAACGAAACAGGTAGCACGGCAATTGCTATCCCATATGTTAACCAGGTAAGGACGAGGGCAAATGTAATCAGCCTTGGCAGTCTTACCCAAAGTGACCTGCGGGTTGCCATCGAAAAAGAACGGCGCCTGGAATTTTGTTTTGAAGGCCAGCGCTTTTTTGACCTGGCACGTACAGGCAGATTGCTGACAGTAATGAACGCCTATTTCGTGAAATACAACCTGCTTGCTCAAGGGGTATTAATTCAGATAAAGGATTATCAAAAAATATTCCCGGTGCCGCAAGCGCAAATTGATATCAACCCGGATAAAATCAAACAAAATCCGGGTTACAATAACTAA
- a CDS encoding glycoside hydrolase family 2 protein, which produces MGDKICHPFRKSFFYWKVVVLDFLLMMTFDESGQAKQNRQVTKVSFSDELPARQLISLNLGWRFHYLYDVRKIFQQQQVDIPHTWNNRPGPDTLNYNRTAAIYERSLSLKKEWRGKRFFLYFEGVNSSCSVFVNNKYVDSHTGGYTAFCFEITAFVNFEAENIITVQASNAFSYGALPVAGDFNIYGGVHRPVSLLITPQNCISPLDFASPGVYVAPISVSEKTAKIGIKTVLSFAQPNSKLQLMTQIIDAKNRVIKENILPVSADTTLNDMLTVSQPHLWNGVKDPYRYKVTVSILAGTRLIDSVSVYTGLRYFKVDPKKGLLLNGHYLNIRGVCRHEDVFGKGSALGDADQERDIALIRELGANGVRLTHYPQSKLFYDLCDRYGLVVWSELPLVGPGGYRGAGFVNSPALKKQARQVLTEMIKQNYNHPAVLFWGLYNELKLDYDDPRNFIKELDRLTKQLDPGRLTAGATFLDGAAFNGLTDLIGWNKYYGWYGGDAKDLGAWADQTHSLYPQQAFALSEYGAGGSPFKHAPEGLRPLPDSRFHPEEWQSSFHEKSWHELAKRPFIWGKFIWVLADLGSSIRNEGDQPGINDKGLVTYDRAIKKDAFYFYKANWNDEPMLHLTERRFAERKDSVISVKAYTNFPIAELYVNGKSQGTLQKDSLCRLIWPAVRLKSGLNHIKIIAQKGNLRLVDSCYWRRLLTGRNDPVMPTLLRHSE; this is translated from the coding sequence ATGGGAGATAAGATCTGCCATCCTTTTCGCAAGTCATTCTTTTATTGGAAGGTAGTTGTTCTTGATTTTCTATTGATGATGACGTTTGATGAGTCCGGACAGGCAAAGCAGAACAGGCAGGTTACCAAGGTCTCTTTTAGCGATGAGTTGCCTGCAAGACAACTTATTTCACTTAATTTGGGATGGCGGTTTCATTATCTTTATGATGTACGTAAAATTTTTCAGCAGCAGCAAGTAGATATCCCCCACACCTGGAATAACAGACCGGGGCCTGATACTTTAAATTATAACCGGACAGCGGCTATTTACGAACGGAGCTTATCACTTAAAAAGGAATGGCGCGGTAAAAGGTTCTTTTTGTATTTCGAGGGTGTTAATTCTTCGTGCAGCGTATTTGTTAATAATAAATATGTGGATAGTCATACCGGTGGTTACACGGCATTTTGTTTTGAGATCACAGCATTTGTAAACTTTGAAGCAGAAAACATAATAACTGTCCAGGCAAGCAATGCTTTTAGCTACGGGGCCTTGCCGGTTGCCGGAGATTTTAATATATACGGCGGGGTACACAGGCCGGTATCTTTGTTAATTACTCCTCAAAATTGTATTTCTCCGCTTGATTTCGCGTCGCCCGGAGTATACGTTGCGCCTATATCAGTTTCTGAGAAAACAGCGAAGATTGGTATTAAAACCGTTCTCTCCTTTGCACAGCCAAACAGTAAGCTGCAATTGATGACACAGATTATTGACGCAAAAAATCGAGTCATAAAAGAAAATATTTTACCTGTTTCAGCAGATACGACCTTAAATGATATGCTAACCGTTTCGCAGCCTCATTTATGGAACGGGGTTAAAGATCCTTATCGCTATAAGGTTACTGTCAGCATATTAGCAGGTACTCGTTTAATTGACAGCGTTTCGGTTTATACCGGGTTAAGATATTTTAAAGTAGATCCGAAAAAAGGTTTGCTGCTCAATGGCCATTATCTTAATATCAGGGGTGTTTGTCGTCATGAAGATGTGTTTGGAAAAGGATCTGCGCTGGGCGATGCAGATCAGGAACGGGATATCGCTTTGATCAGGGAATTGGGTGCCAACGGCGTCAGGCTCACGCATTATCCGCAATCAAAGTTGTTCTATGACCTTTGCGACCGATACGGGTTGGTGGTATGGAGCGAACTACCGCTTGTAGGCCCCGGTGGATATCGGGGGGCAGGATTTGTGAATAGCCCGGCATTAAAAAAACAAGCCAGGCAAGTGCTCACGGAGATGATCAAACAAAATTATAATCATCCCGCTGTCCTTTTCTGGGGGCTTTATAATGAGCTTAAGCTTGACTATGATGACCCGCGGAATTTTATTAAGGAACTGGACCGGTTAACTAAACAACTGGATCCGGGCAGGCTGACTGCAGGCGCCACTTTCCTGGATGGCGCGGCATTTAACGGCCTGACCGATTTAATTGGGTGGAACAAATATTATGGCTGGTATGGAGGTGACGCTAAAGATTTGGGAGCTTGGGCCGATCAAACCCACAGCCTGTATCCACAACAAGCATTCGCGCTAAGTGAATATGGAGCCGGCGGAAGCCCTTTTAAACATGCCCCGGAAGGATTACGGCCATTGCCGGATAGCCGTTTTCACCCGGAAGAGTGGCAATCCTCTTTTCATGAAAAAAGTTGGCATGAACTGGCAAAGCGTCCGTTTATATGGGGTAAATTTATTTGGGTGTTGGCTGATCTTGGGTCTTCTATCCGAAATGAAGGAGATCAGCCAGGAATTAATGATAAGGGGCTGGTAACCTATGACCGGGCCATAAAAAAGGATGCCTTCTATTTCTATAAAGCCAACTGGAATGATGAGCCAATGCTCCATCTTACCGAACGACGTTTTGCCGAACGTAAGGACTCTGTGATCAGCGTTAAAGCTTATACCAATTTCCCGATTGCCGAATTATATGTTAATGGAAAGTCGCAAGGCACACTGCAAAAAGACTCGCTATGTCGACTGATATGGCCGGCCGTACGCTTAAAATCCGGTTTAAATCATATTAAGATCATTGCACAAAAAGGGAACCTTCGGCTTGTTGATTCCTGTTATTGGCGACGTTTACTTACAGGGCGTAATGATCCGGTAATGCCCACTCTTTTGCGCCATTCTGAATAA
- a CDS encoding FGGY family carbohydrate kinase: MNKQYILAVDQGTSSTKCLVFDGQGKVVCKVTEPLKTHYLGGGLVEQEPEAIYQNVLDAIKKCTDIFKLNGGNLANISCCGISNQRETFLVWDKDGMPLHNALVWQCKRSVGVCEVLKADGLEPLIKERTGLIIDPYFSGTKMLWLYKNNEAITNAVDNGEAYFGTIDTWLLYKFTNGTQYYTDHTNASRTLFFNLHTLQWDIEILNAFGLSGLNLPEIKPSSSLYGQSNFGGIFDIPVNITAMIGDSHAAAFGEGCFAPGTAKATLGTGCSILMNIGNTAKTSANGMVTTICWSTEDRVDYALEGVIVSCGATVEWIKNELGLFKEISETEAMACSVADNNGVYIVPAFSGLGAPYWQMDRKAEITGLTFDCNKNHITRAALESIGYLVRDVLEAMQIDAGISLSELMIHGGITANKFVVTFLADLLPCNLICNDMPDISAKGAAMLAGLNAGVFADIEYIKNLAGKNSPIKKGFYAENISLYYSEWRKRVGITGSLRPVSKRRQ; the protein is encoded by the coding sequence ATGAACAAGCAATATATTTTGGCAGTAGACCAGGGGACAAGCAGTACCAAATGCCTTGTTTTTGACGGACAGGGTAAAGTGGTTTGTAAAGTTACTGAGCCATTAAAAACGCATTACCTTGGCGGCGGACTTGTGGAGCAGGAACCAGAGGCCATTTATCAAAACGTACTTGATGCAATAAAAAAATGCACGGATATTTTTAAACTAAACGGCGGCAACCTGGCTAATATAAGTTGCTGTGGTATATCCAATCAGCGCGAAACTTTTTTAGTTTGGGATAAGGATGGTATGCCACTGCACAATGCTTTAGTTTGGCAATGCAAAAGATCGGTGGGTGTTTGTGAAGTTTTAAAGGCTGACGGCTTGGAACCGTTAATAAAGGAACGAACAGGGTTGATCATAGATCCGTATTTTTCGGGCACCAAGATGCTGTGGCTTTATAAAAATAATGAAGCTATAACCAACGCTGTTGATAATGGTGAAGCTTATTTTGGAACGATAGATACCTGGCTGCTGTATAAATTCACCAATGGCACTCAATATTATACCGATCACACCAATGCCTCGCGCACACTGTTCTTTAACCTGCACACACTACAGTGGGACATCGAAATTTTAAACGCATTCGGGCTATCCGGATTAAATCTTCCTGAAATTAAACCCTCCTCTTCGCTTTATGGCCAATCAAATTTCGGTGGAATATTTGATATACCTGTAAATATCACCGCAATGATCGGTGACTCCCATGCAGCTGCATTCGGCGAGGGTTGCTTCGCACCGGGAACAGCAAAAGCCACGTTGGGTACAGGATGTTCCATTCTGATGAATATAGGGAACACCGCTAAAACATCTGCTAATGGCATGGTTACCACCATTTGCTGGAGCACCGAAGACAGGGTTGATTACGCCCTGGAAGGCGTCATCGTTTCATGCGGCGCTACCGTTGAGTGGATAAAAAATGAATTGGGCCTTTTTAAAGAGATTTCTGAGACCGAAGCAATGGCCTGTTCAGTAGCCGATAATAACGGCGTTTATATTGTCCCTGCCTTCAGTGGCCTGGGCGCTCCTTATTGGCAAATGGACAGAAAAGCCGAAATAACCGGGCTTACATTCGATTGCAATAAAAACCATATTACCAGGGCAGCGCTCGAATCTATCGGCTACCTGGTAAGGGATGTATTAGAGGCTATGCAAATCGATGCAGGTATCAGCCTAAGTGAGTTAATGATACATGGCGGCATCACCGCAAATAAATTTGTGGTGACTTTCCTGGCGGATTTGCTGCCATGTAACTTGATATGTAATGATATGCCAGATATTTCGGCAAAAGGCGCGGCCATGCTCGCGGGGCTGAATGCAGGTGTCTTTGCAGATATTGAATATATAAAAAACCTGGCTGGCAAAAACAGCCCCATTAAAAAAGGGTTTTATGCCGAAAATATAAGCCTCTATTATTCAGAATGGCGCAAAAGAGTGGGCATTACCGGATCATTACGCCCTGTAAGTAAACGTCGCCAATAA
- a CDS encoding ABC transporter permease, which yields MNLNKYRPYLIKFQPLIALFVLCVVLAFLSDKFMTVDNGWNVMRQISVNICIAVGMTLVVLTSGIDLSVGSVLALCGAITAGLLKNGIAIPAANLFIGFTVLGAIITGLLTGSFIGAFNGWMITRFKVPPFVATLAMLTIARGLALLWTKGFPISVLGNHFAYIGTGWLLGIPVPVWISAIVVLTAILITGKTPLGRYIYAIGGNENAAKLSGINISKVKIIVYGLAGALAAIGGLIVTSRLDSAQPNAGTSYELDAIAAVVIGGTSLSGGKGSIWGTVLGAVIIGVLNNGLVLLNVSPFWQQVVKGFVILLAVIIDKANSKSE from the coding sequence ATGAATCTTAATAAATATCGCCCCTACTTAATTAAATTTCAACCGCTGATCGCGCTTTTTGTGCTTTGTGTGGTATTGGCATTCCTGTCGGATAAATTCATGACGGTTGATAATGGCTGGAACGTGATGCGGCAGATCTCCGTCAACATCTGTATCGCGGTCGGGATGACGCTCGTAGTACTGACATCGGGGATTGACCTTTCAGTTGGTTCGGTTCTGGCCCTATGCGGCGCCATCACAGCGGGGCTGTTGAAAAACGGCATAGCGATACCCGCCGCCAATTTATTTATCGGCTTCACGGTTTTAGGGGCAATTATTACCGGTTTGCTTACAGGTTCGTTCATTGGCGCGTTTAACGGCTGGATGATAACCCGTTTTAAGGTACCCCCGTTTGTAGCTACGCTGGCTATGCTTACCATCGCCCGTGGCCTCGCCCTGTTATGGACCAAAGGCTTCCCAATATCGGTATTGGGAAATCATTTTGCTTATATAGGTACCGGCTGGCTCCTGGGGATACCTGTACCGGTATGGATATCGGCCATTGTTGTTTTGACGGCCATTTTAATCACCGGTAAAACGCCGCTGGGGAGATACATTTACGCCATAGGTGGTAATGAGAATGCCGCTAAACTATCGGGTATTAACATCAGCAAGGTTAAAATAATTGTATATGGCCTTGCCGGTGCGCTGGCCGCCATAGGCGGACTGATCGTAACCTCCCGGCTGGATTCCGCACAACCTAACGCGGGCACCAGTTATGAATTGGATGCCATAGCCGCTGTGGTTATCGGCGGTACGTCTTTATCCGGCGGCAAAGGCAGTATCTGGGGTACCGTGCTGGGCGCGGTGATCATTGGCGTACTGAATAATGGTTTGGTGCTGTTGAATGTTTCACCATTCTGGCAACAAGTAGTTAAAGGTTTCGTCATACTTTTAGCCGTAATTATTGATAAAGCCAACTCAAAAAGCGAATAA